In Tachypleus tridentatus isolate NWPU-2018 chromosome 7, ASM421037v1, whole genome shotgun sequence, a genomic segment contains:
- the LOC143257689 gene encoding SCAN domain-containing protein 3-like, producing MTALSNESMRPSQLKKTTTFDTSHPEKKNKPLDFFKNLRDNFERRPILKQLFTQTSQKLDKSLVASYKISKQIAKTGNAHHLDKTTLQDNNAFLMAYVRFWNRNELMEEMLFARRIKTDTRGMYIFEEVKIYLSENNIPLEDIIACAIDRAASVVGRYREFIAHLKSVIPSAFTIHFVIHREHLVAKNLEGCLNLSLLIVIKAVNFINSHALQDRLFRQLCEENDFRTLLLHISALALNFIWQIYFRNLIC from the exons ATGACTGCATTATCAAATGAAAGCATGAGGCCAAGccaattgaaaaaaacaacaacatttgataCCTCGCATccagagaagaaaaataaaccCTTGGATTTCTTCAAAAACCTTCGAGATAATTTTGAGAGAAGACCAATATTGAAACAACTGTTCACTCAAACGTCACAGAAATTAGACAAGAGTCTTGTTGCTTCATACAAAATTAGTAAACAGATTGCTAAAACTGGAAATGCTCACCACCTTG ACAAAACTACTTTACAAGATAACAACGCTTTTCTCATGGCTTATGTGAGATTCTGGAACAGAAACGAACTGATGGAAGAAATGTTGTTTGCCAGAAGGATTAAAACGGACACTAGGGGAATGTATATTTTTGAAGAAGTCAAAATTTACTTAAGCGAGAACAATATTCCACTGGAGGATATAATAGCTTGTGCTATTGATCGTGCCGCTTCTGTGGTTGGCCGATACAGAGAATTCATCGCCCATCTAAAAAGCGTTATACCTTCTGCCTTTACCATTCATTTCGTCATTCACAGGGAACATCTAGTAGCTAAAAATTTAGAAGGATGTCTCAATCTTTCACTTTTAATTGTCATAAAGGCTGTAAATTTCATCAACTCCCATGCCCTTCAGGATCGTCTTTTCCGGCAACTGTGTGAAGAAAATGACTTCCGGACGCTGCTGCTGCATATATCCGCCTTAGCATTAAATTTTATCTGGCAGATATATTTCAGAAActtaatttgttaa
- the LOC143255892 gene encoding uncharacterized protein LOC143255892, whose translation MEFSLDKDSASGVNERNLASGSGGRGFGSRGERVSSPCLQGTTRFTQITSLESCWPAFLNETPVHLRQRFEKMVAMETLPRAEETRLMIEPLQTSSSCSLDRCSEENEKKYNRSDGNRVYDGISPMTRSQRLRCLDISQPLSKERRTLSDERGANPIQFQAASEWNTRENNASSSGVDASRRRRSLVQPPPAIRHKRRLAANARERRRMHSLNVAFDRLREVVPSIGDDRKLSKYETLQMAQSYITALSDLLNR comes from the coding sequence ATGGAGTTTAGTTTGGACAAGGACTCTGCTTCTGGAGTCAACGAAAGGAATCTCGCATCTGGATCTGGTGGAAGAGGGTTTGGATCTCGAGGTGAAAGGGTCTCTTCTCCCTGCTTGCAGGGAACAACCAGATTCACACAGATTACCAGTCTGGAAAGTTGCTGGCCAGCCTTCTTAAATGAGACTCCTGTGCACTTGCGACAAAGATTTGAGAAGATGGTAGCTATGGAAACGTTGCCACGAGCGGAAGAAACTCGGCTAATGATTGAGCCTCTTCAGACATCGTCATCTTGTAGTTTAGACAGATGTTCggaagaaaatgagaaaaaatataatagATCAGACGGTAATCGAGTGTATGATGGCATTTCTCCAATGACGCGTAGCCAGAGACTGCGCTGTCTCGATATTTCTCAACCCTTATCGAAGGAAAGACGAACTCTATCTGATGAACGCGGAGCAAATCCCATTCAGTTCCAGGCAGCTAGTGAATGGAATACAAGGGAGAATAACGCCAGCAGCAGCGGTGTTGATGCTTCGAGACGTCGTCGTAGTTTAGTTCAACCTCCGCCGGCGATTCGTCATAAGCGAAGGCTCGCAGCTAACGCTCGAGAGAGACGCCGTATGCACAGCCTGAATGTAGCATTTGATCGGCTCCGAGAGGTGGTGCCCTCGATTGGTGACGACCGGAAACTATCTAAATACGAAACTCTACAAATGGCCCAGAGCTATATAACTGCTTTAAGTGACTTACTTAATAGATGA